A genomic region of Dreissena polymorpha isolate Duluth1 chromosome 4, UMN_Dpol_1.0, whole genome shotgun sequence contains the following coding sequences:
- the LOC127877517 gene encoding vacuolar protein sorting-associated protein 11 homolog, with protein sequence MAFLQWRKFNFFDKETVKDPETNETFNQLKEVNVSACVSGGGQLIVSDYEGKIYFISRSLQVNSFAAYDIRVSHLYQLKQSLSNLLISVGEDEQGVNPLIKVWNLDKMEKGVPVCTRITRAIPANKPTPVTCVAAHENLNWMAVGFENGTVLLFKGDIKSDRHSKQSIVYEGKSAVTGLAFKSAGKNIILFVATESVILSINVSGKDKMQTTLDEFGCKRGCSVMSDMSQDNQFVIARDDALYFYQPDGRGPCLAFEGEKFQLHWFRNYLVIVGKDAKQFPKAPIIRAGQPIEQHMVTVYDIQNKFIAYSAPYPEVIDIISEWGSLYILTGDRKLFLLLEKDTQTKLEMLFKKNNYTLAISLAKSQQYDQEGLVDIFTQYGDHLYFKGDHDGAIDQYIKTIGKLEASYVIRKFLDAQRIHNLTKYLQALHTAKMATEEHTTLLLNCYTKLKDVSKLDEFIMTKDREIDFDKETAIRVCRQAGYYKHALFLANKHNLHEWYLKIQLDDIKDCGKALEYIGKLEFEEAENNVKRYGKILMAERPDETTELLKRLCSDFKPSDRPLVDAGDLEGGKGQQSTQRAPAEQFIHIFVNNSAKLTEFLEHMISLNSNSPSLLYNTLLELYLHDLTHQPKSEEKEAKQKKTIDLLRNPQANYDLDQALVLCQMNNFQLGILYLYEKARLYQQILRYHMDNDAYDLVIQTCNSFGMQDPHLWVQALSYFAKKENLKQQLGVVLHNIDKRNLLPPLLVIQTLAHSPTATLSVIKNYIIRKLQTENDQIAEDERLIKQYQEDTEKKRQQIEELKTTAKVFQNTKCSICNHPLELPSVHFLCEPHSFHQHCFENYAENENECPVCMPENRKIMDIIRAQEHGRDLHETFHNQLERAQDGFSVVADYFGRGVFNKVTLITDSPGRMSRSMSGK encoded by the exons ATGGCCTTTTTGCAA TGGAGAAAGTTTAATTTCTTTGACAAAGAGACTGTAAAGGATCCAGAAACAAATGAGACCTTCAACCAACTGAAG GAGGTGAATGTGTCAGCGTGTGTCAGTGGTGGTGGTCAGCTGATTGTCAGCGATTATGAAGGTAAAATTTACTTCATCTCAAGGTCTCTGCAAGTGAACTCGTTTGCGGCCTATGACATCAGAGTTTCACACCTGTACCAACTGAAACAGAGCCTCAGTAACCTGCTGATTTCAGTCGGG GAAGATGAACAAGGTGTTAATCCTCTAATCAAAGTTTGGAATCTGGATAAG ATGGAAAAAGGTGTACCCGTCTGCACTCGCATCACACGGGCGATACCAGCCAATAAGCCTACTCCAGTCACCTGTGTAGCAGCGCATGAAAACCTCAATTGGATGGCTGTAGGGTTTGAGAATGGAACTGTCCTCTTGTTCAAAGGAGATATCAAATCAGACAG ACACAGCAAGCAGTCAATTGTATATGAGGGCAAGTCAGCTGTCACTGGGCTCGCATTTAAGTCAGCTGGCAAGAACATCATCCTGTTCGTAGCAACGGAGAGTGTTATCTTGTCTATTAATGTTAGCGGCAAGGACAAAATGCAA ACCACCCTGGATGAGTTTGGTTGCAAAAGGGGATGTTCTGTGATGAGCGACATGAGCCAGGACAATCAGTTTGTCATTGCTAGGGATGAC GCGCTGTACTTCTACCAGCCGGATGGCCGAGGCCCATGCCTAGCTTTTGAAGGGGAAAAGTTTCAGCTACACTGGTTCAGGAACTACCTAGTCATAGTCGGCAAAGATGCAAAGCAGTTCCCCAAGGCACCCATAAT CCGTGCTGGACAACCTATTGAGCAGCACATGGTGACCGTGTACGACATCCAGAACAAGTTCATAGCTTACTCTGCTCCATACCCTGAAGTGATCGACATCATCAGTGAGTGGGGGTCCCTCTACATTCTCACGGGTGACCGCAAG CTTTTTCTGCTACTAGAAAAGGACACGCAGACAAAACTGGAGATGTTGTTTAAGAAGAACAACTACACATTGGCCATTAG CCTGGCTAAGAGTCAGCAGTATGACCAGGAAGGTCTTGTCGACATCTTCACCCAGTACGGAGACCACCTGTACTTCAAGGGGGACCATGATGGAGCAATCGACCAGTACATCAAAACCATTGGCAAACTGGAAGCCTCATATGTCATCAGAAAG TTTCTGGATGCCCAGCGTATCCACAACCTGACAAAGTACCTGCAGGCCTTGCACACGGCCAAGATGGCTACCGAGGAGCACACCACCCTGCTGCTCAACTGCTACACCAAGCTGAAGGACGTCTCCAAGCTGGATGAGTTCATCATG ACGAAGGATCGAGAGATAGACTTCGACAAGGAGACAGCCATACGTGTGTGTCGCCAGGCAGGCTACTACAAGCACGCCCTCTTCCTTGCCAACAAACACAACCTCCATGAGTGGTACCTAAAGATACAGCTAGACGACATTAAGGACTGCGGCAAGGCGCTGGAGTATATTGGGAAACTGGAATTTGAAGAG GCAGAGAACAATGTAAAGCGTTATGGCAAGATCCTAATGGCAGAGCGACCAGACGAGACCACAGAGCTACTCAAACGCCTGTGTTCAGACTTCAAGCCTTCAGACA GGCCCCTGGTTGATGCCGGTGACCTGGAAGGAGGGAAGGGGCAGCAGTCCACACAGAGGGCACCAGCAGAACAGTTCATACACATCTTTGTGAACAACTCTGCCAAACTAACAGAGTTCCTGGAGCATATGATATCA ctCAATTCCAATTCTCCCAGCTTGTTATACAACACACTACTGGAGCTGTATCTACATGATCTTACACACCAGCCAAAGTCGGAG GAAAAAGAAGCCAAACAAAAGAAGACTATAGATCTTTTACGAAATCCACAG GCAAACTATGATTTGGACCAGGCATTGGTATTGTGTCAAATGAACAACTTCCAACTGGGCATACTCTACTTGTATGAAAAGGCCAGGCT GTACCAGCAAATTCTAAGGTACCACATGGACAATGATGCATATGATCTCGTTATCCAGACCTGCAACAGCTTTGG CATGCAGGATCCACATCTATGGGTGCAGGCACTGTCATACTTTGCAAAGAAAGAAAACTTGAAACAGCAGCTTGGGGTGGTACTGCACA ATATTGACAAGCGGAATCTTTTACCTCCTCTGCTGGTGATCCAGACGCTTGCTCACAGCCCGACAGCGACCCTTTCTGTGATCAAGAATTACATCATCCGCAAACTGCAGACGGAGAATGACCAGATAGCCGAGGACGAGCGCCTCATCAAACAGTACCAGGAGGACACTGAGAAGAAGAGACAGCAGATTGAGGAACTGAAAACCAC GGCTAAAGTTTTCCAAAACACCAAATGCAGCATCTGCAACCATCCATTAGAACTTCCATCAGTCCATTTCCTCTGTGAACCACATTCTTTTCACCAACA TTGCTTTGAGAATTATGCTGAAAATGAGAATGAGTGCCCAGTGTGCATGCCAGAGAACAG GAAAATCATGGACATCATTCGAGCCCAAGAGCACGGTAGAGACCTGCATGAGACATTCCATAACCAGCTGGAAAGGGCTCAGGACGGCTTCTCTGTGGTCGCTGACTACTTTGGGAGGGGAGTCTTCAATAAG GTGACGCTTATAACTGACTCACCAGGTCGCATGTCCAGAAGTATGTCGGGCAAGTGA